From a single Pasteurella atlantica genomic region:
- a CDS encoding DUF2572 family protein, giving the protein MKKLFNASVGLVSIILLMGILSVIFLAKDRWLNTEKITQYYYSDYLTKKFQLVDYLHQDKNALCNLYKKEKVEIEISGMIYQLFCKNINIFKIEPTKKKYVPFNDIQQYLDIEHYQEQIIHIQSLKDLPKTSSRHPSVVIADNAIDESLKKNFYGIIITDYHFDIKGKKFYGKLYSSYDNEREERNLSYKKSVIKYLKSKYGAWFYIPNSQNLLNGKK; this is encoded by the coding sequence ATGAAAAAATTATTTAATGCCTCAGTCGGGCTAGTTTCGATTATTTTATTAATGGGTATTTTATCGGTAATTTTTTTAGCGAAAGATCGCTGGCTGAATACAGAAAAAATCACTCAATATTACTATTCTGATTATCTAACAAAAAAATTTCAATTAGTGGATTATCTTCATCAAGATAAAAATGCGTTATGTAATTTATATAAAAAAGAAAAAGTAGAAATTGAAATAAGCGGTATGATTTATCAGCTTTTTTGCAAAAATATTAATATTTTCAAAATAGAACCCACTAAAAAGAAATATGTGCCTTTTAATGATATTCAGCAGTACCTTGATATTGAGCATTATCAAGAGCAAATTATTCATATTCAATCTTTAAAAGATTTACCCAAGACCTCAAGTCGTCATCCAAGTGTTGTAATTGCAGATAATGCAATTGATGAAAGTTTAAAAAAGAATTTTTACGGTATCATTATTACTGACTATCACTTTGATATTAAAGGTAAAAAATTCTATGGAAAATTATATTCTTCTTACGATAATGAGCGTGAAGAGCGTAACTTATCTTATAAAAAAAGTGTCATTAAATATTTAAAAAGTAAATATGGGGCTTGGTTTTATATCCCCAACTCACAAAATTTATTAAACGGAAAAAAATAA
- a CDS encoding PilW family protein, giving the protein MLLRRIKQVNVAFVKTIQAVTLVELLASLSLMVILIFALSNFYSGSYKNQHKLQTTLSLQQNAQQIMHFFKQHIQHIYYQGIDRENSNYFAFTHNKSSVAIKPQCLVFFYDINSDGCVGNRKKKSACFVKGKNNTSDVAKEVFGFKVDHQELYIYQDSSISKCSLIQCKQLLAQCDQGKWGKLTQYNNYKISQLSFSWLKEHKVMQVLLSLTKNNQTYSTQSYIYILNNEKII; this is encoded by the coding sequence ATGTTATTGCGAAGAATAAAACAAGTCAATGTCGCTTTCGTTAAAACCATTCAAGCGGTCACATTAGTTGAGCTTTTAGCAAGTTTATCCCTTATGGTAATCTTAATTTTTGCTTTATCCAATTTCTATTCTGGTAGCTATAAAAATCAACATAAATTACAAACAACGCTCTCCTTACAGCAAAATGCTCAACAAATAATGCATTTTTTTAAACAACATATTCAACACATTTACTATCAAGGTATTGATCGAGAAAACAGTAATTATTTTGCTTTTACGCATAATAAAAGTTCTGTAGCAATAAAGCCTCAATGTTTAGTTTTTTTCTATGATATCAATAGTGATGGTTGTGTAGGTAATCGAAAAAAGAAAAGTGCTTGCTTTGTTAAAGGAAAAAATAATACCAGTGATGTCGCAAAAGAAGTATTTGGATTTAAAGTCGATCATCAAGAACTGTATATTTATCAAGATAGTTCTATTAGTAAATGCTCACTCATACAATGTAAACAACTACTTGCTCAATGTGATCAAGGAAAATGGGGGAAATTAACACAATACAATAACTATAAAATCTCTCAACTCTCTTTTTCTTGGTTGAAAGAGCATAAAGTAATGCAGGTTTTATTATCTTTAACTAAAAATAATCAAACTTATTCCACTCAATCTTATATTTATATTTTAAACAATGAAAAAATTATTTAA
- a CDS encoding pilus assembly FimT family protein, with protein sequence MPNISIFKAFTLIETLITLTILVIALYFLSPSIFKLQDKMKLESELTQLKSFVYQVQTKARYHKKRYSLLISQDLNRQKWCVIAIKKKSRRKVRCDCLNLSSCAKFKEYLLYNNSYPETQIKSSLLYPKSFINIDGVAATSESKCLNIAINQQSEILQFHQYGVINVIAKNKTSQCRFR encoded by the coding sequence ATGCCCAATATTTCGATTTTTAAAGCATTTACATTAATAGAAACCTTAATCACCCTTACTATTTTAGTGATAGCACTCTATTTTCTTTCTCCCTCTATTTTCAAATTACAGGATAAAATGAAATTAGAGAGCGAATTAACACAATTAAAATCCTTTGTTTATCAAGTACAAACAAAAGCACGTTACCATAAAAAACGCTATTCCTTATTAATCTCTCAAGACTTAAACCGCCAAAAATGGTGTGTAATTGCCATAAAGAAGAAAAGCAGAAGAAAAGTCAGATGTGATTGCCTTAATTTATCTAGTTGTGCAAAATTTAAAGAATATTTATTGTATAACAACAGCTACCCAGAAACTCAAATAAAAAGTTCTCTGCTTTATCCTAAAAGCTTTATCAATATCGATGGTGTAGCTGCGACATCAGAATCAAAATGCTTAAATATTGCCATTAATCAACAAAGTGAAATTTTACAATTTCATCAATATGGAGTAATCAATGTTATTGCGAAGAATAAAACAAGTCAATGTCGCTTTCGTTAA
- the corA gene encoding magnesium/cobalt transporter CorA, with protein sequence MIKAFALENNNSRLIRVDNNDQHNLNNAIWIDLVDPSDEERSVLEQGLSQTLAEERELEDLEASARFFEDEDGLHLHSFFYCLDEEDYADMATVAFTLRDGRLFTLRERELPAFRLYRMRTRTAKLTDGNAYELLLDLFETKIEQLADVIEDIYADLEKLSRVVLEGTQGEDFDEALSSLTEFEDASSKVRLCLMDTQRALSFLVRKTRLPENQLEQAREILRDIESLQPHNESLFQKVNFLMQAAMGFINIEQNRIIKLFSVVSVMFLPPTLVASNYGMNFANMPELSFAYGYPLAIGLMVMAAVAPYWYFKHKGWL encoded by the coding sequence ATGATTAAAGCTTTTGCATTAGAAAATAATAATTCTCGCTTAATTCGAGTAGATAATAATGATCAACATAATTTAAATAATGCGATTTGGATTGACTTGGTTGATCCGAGTGATGAAGAGCGTAGTGTACTTGAGCAAGGATTGTCACAAACTCTTGCTGAAGAGCGAGAACTGGAAGACTTAGAGGCTTCTGCTCGTTTTTTTGAAGATGAAGATGGTTTACACTTGCACTCCTTTTTCTATTGTTTAGATGAAGAAGATTATGCAGATATGGCAACCGTTGCATTTACGCTTCGTGATGGTCGTTTGTTTACTTTGCGTGAACGTGAATTACCTGCTTTTCGTTTATATCGAATGCGTACTCGTACAGCAAAACTAACAGATGGTAATGCCTACGAGTTATTATTAGATCTTTTTGAAACTAAAATTGAGCAACTTGCTGATGTGATTGAAGATATTTATGCTGATTTAGAAAAATTAAGCCGTGTCGTATTGGAAGGAACTCAAGGCGAAGATTTTGATGAGGCGTTATCTTCTCTAACAGAATTTGAAGATGCAAGCTCTAAAGTTCGTCTATGTTTAATGGATACACAACGAGCATTAAGTTTCTTGGTACGTAAAACCCGTTTACCTGAAAATCAATTAGAACAAGCTCGTGAAATTTTACGAGATATTGAATCACTACAACCTCATAATGAATCACTTTTCCAAAAAGTAAACTTTTTAATGCAAGCTGCAATGGGTTTTATTAATATTGAACAGAACCGTATTATTAAACTCTTCTCTGTTGTGTCGGTAATGTTTTTACCGCCAACATTGGTTGCTTCTAACTATGGTATGAACTTTGCGAATATGCCTGAACTTAGCTTTGCTTATGGCTACCCTTTAGCAATTGGTTTAATGGTGATGGCAGCGGTTGCTCCTTATTGGTATTTTAAACATAAAGGTTGGTTATAA